The following are encoded together in the Ovis aries strain OAR_USU_Benz2616 breed Rambouillet chromosome X, ARS-UI_Ramb_v3.0, whole genome shotgun sequence genome:
- the LOC132658815 gene encoding uncharacterized protein LOC132658815: MEKDILAHMEALTTQAKDADSAAAYTGAPPTIQTALEDTNLDASSGGNVGQESMGPREGDEVEKMSNLSLCLDMEAEAPRPQAAPDHAIWQRANIREHIGKKNSRKRRNRKERKMVYLPCPLTLRTRASSAAPVLGHAPVLAPLLEDDIEVSVEDEAWEQRQSGEGKKASTLSQSRMAPAGALLPAGSPTQSSAEWDSLVDNQEIKLEQENSHKGRNKKNKILRSPWPLTVQAWASYTNPGPLPTAPAGASAVANDGVNTELRSRDLKEEKDKVSLVTSYQSAQAGSPCSDVASGHGSLEEVSFAKDGLNVGEKSGCTRRDRKDQSVLSPSWPLTVQAWTSFRAKDAVQTLLQGESSMASVRINKDQKNWPQVENGKEEAKPILPCPVRDQADASFAAKALGQDSFEGTSALEDLFSKLSQGRSGSQRGEESQVQGSAEISLEPSQDWRNTERCPGDKDLQECVVMNFARQVDC; this comes from the coding sequence ATGGAGAAAGACATTTTAGCTCACATGGAGGCTCTGACGACCCAGGCAAAGGACGCAGATTCAGCTGCTGCATACACGGGAGCCCCGCCTACCATTCAAACTGCACTGGAAGATACTAATCTTGATGCAAGTAGTGGGGGAAATGTGGGGCAGGAAAGCATGGGTCCAAGAGAGGGTGATGAGGTGGAAAAAATGTCCAACCTCAGTCTGTGTCTGGATATGGAAGCTGAGGCCCCACGACCACAGGCAGCTCCCGATCACGCTATATGGCAGAGGGCTAACATCAGGGAACACATAGGGAAGAAAAACAGCCGTAAAAGGAGGaataggaaggaaaggaagatggTGTATCTTCCTTGTCCTCTGACGCTGCGGACTCGAGCATCTTCGGCAGCCCCAGTTCTGGGTCACGCTCCTGTCCTAGCGCCTCTGTTAGAGGATGATATAGAAGTCAGTGTGGAGGATGAAGCCTGGGAGCAAAGGCAGAGTGGTGAGGGTAAAAAGGCATCCACTCTCAGTCAGTCTCGGATGGCACCGGCTGGTGCCCTGTTGCCAGCAGGAAGTCCAACTCAGTCCTCTGCTGAGTGGGACTCTCTGGTGGACAACCAGGAAATAAAACTAGAGCAGGAAAACAgccataaaggaagaaataaaaagaacaagatCCTGCGTAGCCCCTGGCCTCTGACGGTACAGGCTTGGGCATCTTACACGAACCCAGGTCCATTACCCACAGCTCCTGctggggcttcagcagttgccaATGATGGAGTTAACACGGAGCTTCGAAGCAGGGATCTAAAGGAGGAGAAAGATAAAGTGTCACTGGTTACTTCTTATCAGAGTGCTCAGGCTGGCAGCCCGTGCTCAGATGTGGCATCGGGCCATGGCTCACTGGAGGAGGTTTCTTTTGCTAAAGATGGGTTGAATGTAGGGGAGAAAAGTGGGTGTACGAGGAGGGATAGAAAAGACCAAAGTGTCTTGTCTCCTTCTTGGCCTCTGACAGTCCAAGCTTGGACCTCATTCAGAGCCAAAGATGCGGTTCAGACTCTCTTGCAGGGTGAGTCTTCCATGGCAAGTGTAAGGATAAATAAGGACCAGAAAAACTGGCCTCAGGTGGAGAATGGTAAGGAAGAAGCAAAGCCCATTCTTCCTTGCCCTGTGAGGGACCAGGCAGATGCCTCCTTCGCAGCCAAAGCTCTGGGGCAGGATTCATTTGAAGGGACTTCTGCTCTGGAAGACCTATTTTCCAAGCTGAGTCAAGGCAGGAGTGGGTCCCAGCGGGGAGAGGAGAGCCAAGTGCAGGGCAGTGCAGAGATTTCTCTGGAACCTTCCCAGGATTGGAGAAATACAGAGAGATGCCCAGGGGATAAGGATTTGCAGGAGTGCGTGGTGATGAATTTTGCTAGGCAAGTTGACTGTTAA